The genomic DNA CCAGTTGTTGGTGACGGGGTACCTGGGGTCGTGCCCATACCGATCCACCGCGCTCACTTCGAACCCGCGGGCCCGCAGGTGCTTGAAAAGGACGCGGTAGGTGCTCGCTGGGAAGCTGTTGGCGTGCGAAAAGACGATGGGAAGCATGGGGTACCCGGCAGGAGGGGAGGTCGGGCGCTGCGGCCCCGCGGCCGTCAGATCAGCTTGTCCAGATGGTTGGTGATCTTCTTGAGCGGCTTGCTGCGCGCCGGGTTCACCATGATGGGCACGGTGGTCACGCCGCCGCCCCAGGCGGGGTCTTCGATGCTGTCGAACACCTGACGCAGCTTCTGGCCCCAGCTGTCGTGCAGCATGCGGAAGTAGGGATTGTTCTCGTCGATGCACACCACTTTCTCGGTCGAGAAACGGTCCACCTCATAGACGACGAGGTCCAGCGGCAGGCCCACCGAGAGGTTGGACTTGAGCGTGCTGTCCATGGAGACCAGCGCGCACTTGGCGGCTTCGTCCAGCGGTGTTTCGGGTGTCAGCACGCGGTCGAGCACGGGCTTGCCGTACTTGGATTCGCCGACCTGGAAGTACGGCGTCTCGGACGTCGCCTCGATGAAGTTGCCGGCCGAATACACCTGGAACAGGCGCATGCCCTCGCCCTTGATCTGGCCGCCGAACACCATGGACACATTGAAGTCCACGCCCGAGCGCTTGAGCGCCGCGCCGTCGCGCTCGTGCACGTGGCGCACGGCGGCGCCCAGCACGCGGGCCGCGTCGAACATGCTCTTGGCGTTCCAGATGGAGATCGTCTCGCCCGAGTCACCGTCCTTGAGCTGCTCGGTCTGCAGGATCTCGCGCACCGACTGCGAAATGGACAGGTTGCCCGCCGACAACAGCACCATGAAGCGGTCGCCCGCCTTCTCATACACCATCATCTTGCGGAAAGAGCTGATCTGGTCCAGGCCGGCGTTGGTGCGCGAATCGGACAGGAAAACCAGCCCGGCGTT from Acidovorax sp. A79 includes the following:
- a CDS encoding proteasome-type protease, with translation MTYCVAIKLNAGLVFLSDSRTNAGLDQISSFRKMMVYEKAGDRFMVLLSAGNLSISQSVREILQTEQLKDGDSGETISIWNAKSMFDAARVLGAAVRHVHERDGAALKRSGVDFNVSMVFGGQIKGEGMRLFQVYSAGNFIEATSETPYFQVGESKYGKPVLDRVLTPETPLDEAAKCALVSMDSTLKSNLSVGLPLDLVVYEVDRFSTEKVVCIDENNPYFRMLHDSWGQKLRQVFDSIEDPAWGGGVTTVPIMVNPARSKPLKKITNHLDKLI